aaatcctaaaaGTATGGGAGCTGTgaagtgaaatttgttattacTGCTATACTTcgggcatttggatttgagatcaaaagacaaatatgagacaaaagtacagtcagtttttatttcatggtatttgcatgcatatatgtttaattttacagtaacagtcatttttgtgttgagtccccctattttcagctgtgcaaaattaagttacTGGATGACTGACAGGTATTAACTGTttgctcaggtgtttccttttACATTAATTGTTCACACGTAAGAGTAGTCAGTGTCTACTTTGAGGTTTCAgcctttgtttttctctgtggagattgcatttgGAGATTGCGTCATGAGGACCAGAGAACTATTGCTGAAAAACAACCACATTCACTTTTGAATTTCCACAATTTTTATACAGTACCCAATGTACCACACCATCAACGTCTTCCACatgacatcagctttccaaCAACACCAagcatgattacactgtatatGGAAAACTTgagttttacataatgctgatccagtagaatGTTTTGCGACTCTATCAaaccctgctgactccctgtcagcactaTAAACACAGTCTGTTTTACTTCGGCGGTTATATAAGGGTTATACTTCTGTAAACCACCCTACACAGACAATAATTGTTTATGTCATAGTTTTTAAATGCGTGTATGttcaccattttacagaaatggctgtttttgtgttgagtcccctATTTTCAGCTGCAAAGGTATGTCAATGGATGAACCTAcaagtaaatcaaagcaatagtgtaatatttggttgcatagcccttaaatgcaataactacATCAAGTCTATGGCCCACTGACATCAGCAATTGTTTGGTATCCTCTTTGGAAATTCCTTTCCTGGCCTTCACTGCTTTGAGTTGTTTGTTTCAGGGGTTTCTGTCTGTAGTTTTctgttcagaaatataaatgtatgctctattggatttaaatcaggtaAATGACTTGGCCAATCCAAAACTTTCCACTTTTTCCCCCATTGATGAATGTTTTGGTTGCATAGTGTATTTGGGgttattgtcttgctgcaggatgaaacGCCAGCCAATGAGGTAGGAGGAATTTCTTTGGACACAGCCATACAGAATCTGTTGTACAGTTCTGAATTCATCATACTGCTGTCATCCTCTGTTACATTATCAATAAAGATGAGTGAGCATGTTCCAGAAGCAgctatacatgcccaagccatgacactacctccttcatatttcacagatgaggtcgatcagtccataaaactttgtttcaGAACTCTTGTTCCAGTACTGTAAAATAGTAAAACATGCACGCATTGAAAGaccattaaataaaagttgacAGCTGGTAGGCCTACTTTTGTCTCAAATTCCTCTTTTGATCACCAATACAAATTCCTTAagtatacagcaaaaataacaaatttcacttcACCGTTACCATACCCTTGGATGGCACTGTAATTTTTGCTTTGTTCATATCCACGAATCATTAAAAACAGCCATCCATATAGTAAAATGACTGTTGTGATATTGTACATCGAGATACGTGTTTCTGCTCCACACTgcatttaaatagatttttcccGTGCAATACACAACATATAACCAAAACAATTTATTACAATATCAGTAAAAAAAGAGGCTTAAAATCAATTTGCTGTAATTAGTTTTAAGTGCGCGACCGGGTTTGTCATGTAGCGTATCCTGTTTGACGTGTCCTCGCTGTGTAAACAAACACGCCCGGTCTGTAAAGCTCCTGTCACAAGACGGCATGGGCGGAAAAAGGAGGAACAAAGTCCGCAGAACAGGTAGGCGAGTGAGGCCAGCTTGCGCCGTCTGATCAGTTTCCCAAAAGAGCCACTGAcgcgttaaaaaaaatctccatgTGTTGGAATCTCGCTTTCTAGTAAAAGAGGAACAAAGCGTCGAAGCTGGATGTAAACACTTTCCTCAATAAAACGTTTCCCTATCAGAAGTTTTTGAAGaaggtttttgtttctgtttcaagAAACTGTTGCCATGGCTCTATCCGAGCTATACACCAAGGTAGGATTGTTTTGAATGAGCTATAAAGTGACAAAAGTTTGGTGAAGTTGTAACATAACGACATATAACCTACACGTCCTTGTCTGTTACTCTATGGATACCCTCCATCTGgttttacaaaattaaattctcCTAGTTGCTTTGGATACTCAGTCTGCTCTTATGGAATGCTGTAACATATGGCGAACACTAAGGATGTTGGTACACTGACTGTTGGGAGGACGTAGGCGGTTCTCCATTGCTGTCAGCAGCTTGTTGGGTATATGAGACTCAAGTTAACTCCCTTCGTTTATGTTGTTATTTCTGATATATTAATCGAACCCCTTGCTTTTATGGTTACAAACCGAACTGcttatttgacatattttgtaGCAATAAAGACAACAGAATTAGGAATCGTGCTAATTTAATGGCTGCGTCTCAAATTATTTGGAGAATGTAGCTCTGTCAGTTTGAAATGATGTAATCTCACTTTCACCTTACCTTTTCTGCTTAGTACAACAGAGTATGGATACCGGATTCAGAGGAAGTATGGAAGTCAGCAGAAATCTTAAAAGACTACAGAGCTGGGGATAGTGAACTCGAATTGCAACTTGAAGACGGTACTGTAAGTAGGGCTGTGAATTACGctgacatatttttaatatgtaaatatgtgcaACGAATAACACTAATACGGCTCATAGGATAGTTAGTCAGATCAAAGTGCATGGTTCTGAGTTATTCTGTGAAAGAAAATTGCTGTTGGTCAAATGCTTCgaactaaattaaaattaaaatgtgggCTGTAAATGACCTACTACAGCGTATctgattattatatttaaatattggtaagaatacaaaataaaaataaaaaaggaattctTGGTGGGAAGTTTATGCAATTTTAAGCTCTTGCAGTAGATGCCATTTAAAATCTATTCTTATTTTGTGTATTGACTATTTTGAAGGAATTGAAATATCCTCTGGACTCACAACTACCTCACCTGCGGAACCCTGACATCCTAGTGGGAGAGAATGACCTCACAGCTCTCAGTTACCTCCACGAGCCTGCCGTCCTGCACAACCTCAAAGTTCGCTTTGTGGAATCAAAAATCATCTACACCTATTGTGGTGGGAACAGATTTAAAGAGTCACCATCCTTTAAACACATTGCCTGGTTCAAATTCAGTTGAAGGATTTTTCATTGTGTCATGTAAATGACCTCATGCCACAATGTATCAaggcttttaatttttttgttttgactttcAGGGATTATTCTTGTTGCTGTTAACCCATACAAGCAGCTGCCCATTTACGGAGATGCTGTTATCCATGCATATTCCGGACAGAACATGGGAGACATGGACCCCCATATATTCGCTGTGGCAGAGGAAGCGTACAAACAGATGGCTAGGTATGAACTTAATGTGACCACAAATTCCACATTACTTTGTTGGTTCATACATATTGCAAGTGAGGGTATTTGTTTCTTTAAACTGTTTACAAAATTATTCAGAAACAACAAAGCTGCAGACAGAAAATGGATCTTTAGTGCTATGGTTCACGGTCATAGTGGATTGTCATAAGAGTTTCATTTTCGTTTCTaggaacaacaaaaaccagTCCATTATTGTTAGTGGAGAGTCTGGAGCAGGGAAGACTGTTTCTGCAAGATACACCATGAGATATTTTGCAGTGGTCAGCAAGTCTGGCAGCAATACACGTGTGGAGGACAAGGTTCTTGCATCTAACCCAGTAACAGAGGTAGGTGCCCATTGCGAAACATAACCAATGTTTCTATTCTAACTTGCTTATTTcatgtttctgtttcattacAATATAGAGGTCAAAGACCATAATACCGGAGGCCATGACATGGTcagtttccatttatgttcAATGAGAAAGTTGAATACTTATTTCTTGTGTTTCATCAGTAATGTTTTGTAATTTGCAGGCATTCGGCAATGCAAAGACAACCAGAAATGATAACAGCAGTCGTTTTGGGAAGTACACAGAGATCAGCTTTGATAAGAGGCATCAAATCATTGGAGCAAACATGAGGACATACCTTCTGGAGAAATCCAGAGTAGTTTTTCAGGTATTATAAAAGCATATGACCAAAGTCAAATTCGTTTAGAAAATGgtttaagtaaaataaaattttattttgtatgcatttaaaaatagtttagAAAGGTATCCCTGTGTgccagttttgtgttttttattaattgcagaaaaatgtatttaataagtGGCAGTCTTTACTAGAGGTCGGAGATTTATTGTTtggcaaataaatatgaaaatagctCTAGCTTTTTCTGATAGTTCCTCTTGctgagactgaaataaaatgtaaataagtaCCAAACTGACATTGCAACTCAAAATTCTTCATTCATTCACCAAAGGAGCGTTGGTGGGTTAAAAGTGTATTTCCATCCAATAATTTGGTCTTTTCCTCAGTCAGAGAATGAGAGGAATTATCACATATTCTACCAGATGTGTGCCTCTGCGGACCAGCCAGAATTTAAGCACCTGAGGCTGAGTGAGTATCTGTGGGTGGAAGGTGGCAGGGTAGGAAACTCATGAAAGACGAACTGTCAAAACCGGTTTAATAAACTCTACTAGCCTGCAAAAAAGCACTTAGCCTATCTGTTGTAATCCGAATACTCTTGCCATATGCCACATGCCATATATGGAGGTGAGTTTTTTCGGATCGCCTTTGAGTGACTTcattaaatgtatattaataGAAGTTCTGCACACTTGTGTAGAAGCATCTGCAAGTTAAAACGGCAATTCATGCATGGGGGACCATTTAAGACCCACTTGGTGGTGTGGCTATGTGgctgtgctcctgtgtgctatgtgtgtgtgtgtgtgtgtgtgtgcgcgcgtgtgtgcatgtgtgtgtgtgcgtgcctgtatgGTGGGGGTGAGAGTAAGGGGGAGGAGCTCTACTTTTGTAATCATCTTTTGTTACCAATGTGCAAgtgaattattttatgaatCTAGTGATTTAACTCTGTATTCAAATACAAACCTCAATAGTGCCTGAAGTGTACAGACACGGTGCATGCTTTGCGGCTATGGATAATGCCTTTGTTCAGCAGGGTAGAGACTGCAATAGCTTGATTGAGGATGCTGCATagttttgctcttttttgtCCCTGTCAGTGCCTAAATATGACATACTGGTCTGTATGAACTCTCTTGGGCAAAGGTTTGTGTAGTGACTATCAATACTACTGTCATctgataaataattgaaatgtttacTATGAGTGTTTGTTTGGCAACATTAAGATTATTTTGTTTGGTCAGATAAAGTATTTGGCATGCCACCCTCTTTTATGTTGTATAGTAATCCCTTATATATCCAACATTGTTGGGACAACGGAGAGGATCAGAATTTGAGAATGGATTGCCTTGCAACATTCAAAGTTCTTTTTCCACCAGGTTATTGGCTTTAACTGTTCATTCCAAATTAACAGAGGTGAATGCGCCATAGTGTCAGATAATGTGAAGGATTGCTGCGCTGTATTTGAAACGCACTTGAGAACGGCATCCCTGATTCTTCCTCTTTGCTGGGCATGCAGTGAGCGCGGATGAGTTCAGGTACACCTGCATGGGGGGCCAGACGGACATCGACGGTGTGGATGACAGGGCGGACATGGCAGAGACACGCAGGACCTTTTCTCTGTTGGGTGAGTGTTAGTGACTCGCTGAGTCAGTCACAGGATTGTAACTGTTATCAATCACACGCAGATGCTGCCTTGCCCAGTGCTCCCGCTCCTTGTATTTACATGTGATTAATGCTGCGGCCCTTCCTTTGTAGGGTTAAAGGAGGACTTTCAGATGGATGTCTTCAAGGTTTTGGCTGCGATTCTGCACTTAGGCAATGTAGAAATCAAAGCTGTCGGGAGTGACCAGTCGTCAGTCAGTGTGAGTTTCATTTCCCCTTATTTTGAAGTGtgaagagggaaggagagtgaaGATTATAGTCGCATTTGACTAGCATCAAGGTTCATAAATCTAGACTTGTGAGTGCCATCATGGATCTTCTATGAATTCTCATCTTGGGAACTTTGGTGACTGTTTAGGTGTGGTGCTATTAGatgttacattatatattacacATTAGACAAGTCATCGTTCAGTTTGAATTTTATTCCCCCAGTTTTGGCATGATCGCAGGGTAAGAGGATggttattatataattataataattattttagacCAGGgttactcaaatctggcccatgaggccagtagtactgctggtttttttcTACCTGATAATTGATTGATAGATTGTTGCCTCTGATTTACCCCATCTGATGCATCAGGTTTAAATCATTTCTGATTAGAGGAGAAGAattatgaaaaccagcagtacccCGGGCCTCATGGGCCAGATTTCAGTACATCTGTGTTAAGACTATAATGGATAATTAAACGTACGATGGGCATCAACGGTACCATCTAGATTTGCTTCAGAATTGTTCCACTCCCACTGATAGATTTAGCACAATGACTGCTAGCGGAACCATAACCCGCGTCTCTAACGGTGCTCCTGCAGTCTAATGACCAGCACCTGGCAGCGGTCAGCGATCTGCTGGCAGTGAGTGGCGAGAGCTTGTGCCGCTGGCTCTGCCATCGTAGGATCGTTCTGAGGGCCGAGACGGTGGTCAAGCCGATGCCCAGGGAGCACGCCACAAACGCCCGCGATGCCCTGGCCAAGCAGATCTACGCCCACCTGTTCGACTGCGTCATCCACAGCATCAACTCCGCGCTGCGCGTCCCCGGCAAGCCGCACACCTTCATCGGAGTGCTGGACATATATGGGTAAAGAGGACAGTAGCATTGCACTGGTGCTGATGGGAGCTTGTTTTTATCTGGGCTGACTCCTAGCATAATGCGAGTTTTGATTGCATCACTCTTATTCGGTGATtcccaccccctttccccctttgTTTCAGCTTTGAAACATTTGAAATCAACAGTTTTGAGCAGTTTTGCATCAACTATGCAAACGagaagctgcagcagcagtttaACCTGGTAAAACCTTTTTCCCGTGTTCTTATTATGGTTAAACCACAATGCTTCAGTGTCTATTTATAGAGCGCCAATTGTCGTGCTGCTGAATTAAACATGGTTATGTGCCAACAGCACGTGTTCAAACTGGAACAAGAGGAATACATGAAAGAAGACATCCCTTGGACGTTGATTGATTTCTATGACAACCAGCCTGTCATTGACTTGATTGAAGCCAAGATGGGTATACTGGACCTGTTGGATGAGGAATGCTTGGTGAGACCTGCTCCAATTTGTTGTGCTGTGTAAACAAgcaggaaagaggaaaaataactagcAGGTCTATTgctttgtttgaaaatattcttaTTAATGTGCGTTTGTAGTATTTGTACTTTGTCATGCCAGATACATTGTACACACTATCCAgtgtatttttgcttttattatcCAACCATTTCTGTGTGAGATTATTGAGGAGATTGGAGGGGGAATGCAATGGCCATAGAAACCTACTGCAGCTGTGAATGGTTATTTCTCAGTTGTTCCTCTGCTCTACAGTTTCCACAGGGCACTGATCAAAACTGGCTTCAGAAACTTTACAACAACCATCTGGATAAGAACACCTTGTTTGAAAAACCCAGGATGTCAAACGAAGCTTTCgtaattaaacattttgctgataaggtaaaatgtttttgaattttttatttatttatccaagcCAGTTCTGTCCTGCAGATGGCACccttgtattaaaaaatgtgtgttcttCTTCCTGCTTTCACAGGTGGAATATCAGTGCTGGGGCTTTCTAGAGAAGAACAGAGACACAATGTATGAAGAACTAGTCGACATTATGAGGGACAGTAAGGTACCAGCCAAAAATCAATTTTGTGCACATCAGCAGTTTAAATCAATTCAGAGTTGGGCACCTAAACAGTGTACTCGTGAAGAGAAGGTAGATACACGCATGGGTTGGAGATTGTGCGGGTGTATCATGTCCAATCGTGTTAAGCATGTTCAGACATTGATttgcaaaatagatttttaattaaGAATGCACAAAATCACTGATGTGATCTTGAGCTTTTTGTACTTCAGTATCTTGTGCTTATGTGGGTGCATGTATTCCCATGGTGCAAACTGTGGACTTGCTTTGGCTGCTCTGAGAGGTGTCACTGCCTGCTGCGGCCTTATGGGATTCTGCAAAGTGGCTGTTTTCAGCCAAAGTCATTTGTTGATTAAAGCTTACCCGCCAATGATCTGACACATTTTCTGAGGCGGTTtgcaacttaatttttttttaaataataaatgatcaGTTTCACCACAATCATTTCAACATTCAAGCCTTCCACAGAGAGTGCAAGAAGAATGTACTCTCATTACATTgatcaaaaagaaacaaacttgTACTGCAAATCTGCTCTTAACACAGTGAGGGGTTAGTTACTTAATAGCCTGCTGTTTCAAATGGGCTTTGAAAACAATTCCAAATACTGGAAGATTTATTTACCattgttttgttgtcttttattcttttctaaTTAATTTTCAGCTTTGATGTtgaacgcctgtaatgtaatgtaatgcaatgatgAATTATGGTGATACTTCACTACCAATGCACAGAAACCACCGCTTTCTTTTGCCAatgctttaatttcatatttttgcaaGTCACTTAGAGGAGTCGGAGATACTAGAAGTGTAAATAGAATTCCAGAGCCAGTATTTTGTCCTCCCATGGGTGTGTACTTAACTTGAGCTAATGTGCATTTTCAACTATATGCGGGGAAGCACCTATCAATATTGAAGATAAGCATGTGTGCAAGGCGGGTCTGCATACCTGTGTAGATAATGCAAGTACTGTCAACTTGGCAAAATCAGGCTTATGCAGGTGCATAAATCTGCCTGAAGTTTGAATAGGGCCATTAACTAAAGAGTTAAAGATTTCTACTCACTAAGTCTTGAGAATATTTGACAGGCTGGTGGCATTGTGGTGTATCCAATTAACcccactttattttttatcagctTTTACTGCTGGCAAGCTTTTTCCAAGAGGAAGAGCTCACTACTGCCTTAAACAAGGGCATCAAAGTTAGGCCTGCCAGACCGAGCCTTAAGCCTACCAACAAACAGCTGAAGACTACTGTGGGCAACAAGGTACTAGTGCTAAAAGTTTAAATAATGTAAGGTGAGAGCAGTTTCGCCATTCTGTTCTCTCTGCTTTACTGCCTGTGTGTCTCCTGGGTCTTGTTTGTAGTTTCGCAGCTCTCTGTATTTGCTGATGGAGACTCTAAATGCCACGACTCCCCATTATGTGCGCTGCATTAAGCCTAATGAAGAGAAACAGCCGTTTGAGTAAGTTCACCTGCGAAATCTTCAGGAGTTTGCACTTGCATTAGAAAGGTTTCTATGATGAAGAAACTCTACCGCCTTTTATTATTTGTTGCATTtacatcaaaaaagaaaaataggaaCTTTGCAACACAGACGCTAGGAGCAtgccaaagaaaaacaaaaacacgtcCCTGTGAATTGTTTGGTTATCTGATGTCATTATCCAGGACATCTCACACAGCTTTCATTTACTATTAccattgaaaaaaacatttaatacatttattcacCTTGACATGTCTGTATAAATATCTTCAAGTAGCTGTTTCAGTAGCATCGTCCCAGTATTGAAGCCTGTAACCTGCATGGGCTAATGTGGAGTGTTGGGCTGTGTGGCTTCCTGGGCAGTGGAGCATGGTGCTTGTCTCTCCTGTTTTATCAGGTACGACTCAAAGAGAGTGGTTCAGCAGCTGCGTGCCTGCGGCGTCCTGGAGACCATTCATATCAGCGCCCAGAGTTACCCCTCAAGGTGACCTCAGATCAAgctttgccttgtttttttcaCCATGTGTAGTGTTGGTTTGGCCTCCCAGTCTATGGCCCATACTGAATAAGTTTGCTGCTTCAGTGCAGCGCTTCCTCTAATACGAGCACATGCGCATGTTCTGTGGTTTTACACTGAGTTTATTAGACTTGGGGCAGTCTCCCTGGGCCCTGCTCTGCTCCCCAGCGGCAGTTGAAAGGGAATTTGCCTTTTGATTGGCAGGTGGACCTACATTGAGTTTTACAGCCGGTACAGCATACTGATGACACAGCCAGAGCTGGAGATAAACGACAAAAAACAGACGTGTAAGACGGTGCTACAGAGGCTAATTCAAGTGAGTGTTGCTCCCATTGATACTTGCCAAAGAGGTTTGAAAGATGAATAAGCTGAGCTATTTTTAAAGCCTAGGaggtgttttattttgcttcttGCTTTTGTAGTGGCTTGTGTTCAAAAGAccgattttatgttttatgtgccAATATCTGTCCCATGTCCTCCTGCTCAATGTTTTAGGACTGCAACCAGTACAAGTTCGGGAGGACCAAGATCTTCTTCCGGGCGGGCCAGGTGGCCTACCTGGAGAAGCTGCGGTCAGACCGGCTGAGAGGGGCCTGCATCACCATCCAGAAGCATGTCCGTGGCTGGAGGCAACGCAGGGAGTACCTGCGCATGCGCCACGCAGCCTTCGTCATCCAGCAGTATGTGCGCGGGAGGAAGCGCATCCGGTGAGCCTAGCACTCGTCCTGAGGAGCATATTCTACACTACTGCACATTCTTAGTTCTGCAtagcacacacacctacatgcacatatatgcatgcacctgtacacacacacacacaaattagcaAAGCATGGCTGGTCCAaggttttaaggttttaaagtTGTATTCCTCATTTGCAATGTTTCCCTAGCAAAGCTATCACGGCTGCTGCCCTGAAGCAGGCCTGGGCAGCCGTAGTGTTCCAGAAGCACTGCCGTGGTTTCTTGGTGCGCCGCGTCTTCCTGTTGCTGCAGGTCGCCACGGTGACCATTCAGGCCTTCACAAGGGGATGGTTGGCTCGTAGAGACTACAGAAAGGTAGACTGTAATATGATGTTACGGTGGAATAAAATGCccatctgtgtgagtgtgcgtgcgttcgtacgtgcatgcgcgtgtgtgtgtgtgtgtgtatgtgtgtgtgtgtgtagagccCCATTTTTCCTGGAAGTGGAAGTTAAATCCCCTCCCTATGTGTGTGATGGTCTTTCAGATGGTGGCAGAGCAGAAGGCTCTGATCCTGCAGAAGTACGCCCGGGCCTGGCTGGCCAGGCGGCGCTTCCAGACGATCCGACGGCTGATTCTGAATGTGCAACTGTCCTACAGGGTCCAGCAGCTGAGGAAGAAGCTGGAAGAGAAggtaaaaatgagaaattgtcCAGGACACTGGCATCCCCCCATACTGTTTGTGAAGACTGGCATTGCTATCTTTGGTTATAATACACACAGTAAGTGTTTCCCTGTCATCTGACAGAGTAAAGAGTATAATGGCCTCCTGGAGAGGTTGACAGGCTTGGCCACTTCCCATGCTAATGGCATGGACAAGCTTCAGaggctggaggcggagcttagCAGATCAGCCAAAGAGAAGACATCTctggaagaaagagagaagaagtCCAAGGAGGATGCTAACCAGGTGCCATGCAACCAACCTAATTCTAAACCAGCTTCATTTTCTCTTAATTTATTGGCAATGCAATTAAAACCCCCATGCATGTGATATGTGggcttcaaaatattttgtttagcCTCTAtacttatttatgtttattgtagCATTATGAGAACAGATGCCAACTTTGGTACTATCAATAGATTATTCATGAAAGTTGATGAGGTAATTGAGTCCCAAAGTACAGAATATTAGTAGCACAAtttatttaagttatttatgtattcattagGCAATCAGTCAGCTTCAAGCTCAAAATCACAGCCTTTTGCAAGAAAAACAGGACCTGGAGAAGAAATTCTCTGATTCAGCTAAGGAAATGAAAGGTAAGAAAAAAGGTCAAATGTGCGTTAATGTTGTTCTTagtaaaaaaaccaaaaaaaacaagattgaCCTACTTGTTAAATACTTCAATTCGTATCTTTTCTGCCAGAAAACTTtgataatttaaagaaaaaactccAAGAGGATctagaaagagaagaaagacaaagaaagtaAGATGTGCATTCTTGATTAAATTTTGTGATCAAAGATGAGCTGTGatactgtgtgtttgcagtgttttgATGACAAACAGTTCTTCATGACATTTTTGTCAACAATGATAGATTGAGTTCTCAGAAAGTGTATAGCCGTTGATAGAAATAATCAGCCAGACATAACATACAGTAGTGATGTGCAGCTGGATGATGTTACTGTTTTCTCTGATTCAGGCAAAAGGTGCAGCTAAATGGCTTGTTCCTAAGAGGCAGCACTGGTGTTACTGGCTGAAAGTTGCTTTCTGTCAGCATTTGtccaaaatattttgtcatcaaaAATATGACAGATAAAGACGTACCAAGGTTGATTGAAAACCTGAGACAAACAATTCCAATAATGATAATATGGT
This region of Anguilla anguilla isolate fAngAng1 chromosome 5, fAngAng1.pri, whole genome shotgun sequence genomic DNA includes:
- the myo5c gene encoding unconventional myosin-Vc, producing the protein MALSELYTKYNRVWIPDSEEVWKSAEILKDYRAGDSELELQLEDGTELKYPLDSQLPHLRNPDILVGENDLTALSYLHEPAVLHNLKVRFVESKIIYTYCGIILVAVNPYKQLPIYGDAVIHAYSGQNMGDMDPHIFAVAEEAYKQMARNNKNQSIIVSGESGAGKTVSARYTMRYFAVVSKSGSNTRVEDKVLASNPVTEAFGNAKTTRNDNSSRFGKYTEISFDKRHQIIGANMRTYLLEKSRVVFQSENERNYHIFYQMCASADQPEFKHLRLMSADEFRYTCMGGQTDIDGVDDRADMAETRRTFSLLGLKEDFQMDVFKVLAAILHLGNVEIKAVGSDQSSVSSNDQHLAAVSDLLAVSGESLCRWLCHRRIVLRAETVVKPMPREHATNARDALAKQIYAHLFDCVIHSINSALRVPGKPHTFIGVLDIYGFETFEINSFEQFCINYANEKLQQQFNLHVFKLEQEEYMKEDIPWTLIDFYDNQPVIDLIEAKMGILDLLDEECLFPQGTDQNWLQKLYNNHLDKNTLFEKPRMSNEAFVIKHFADKVEYQCWGFLEKNRDTMYEELVDIMRDSKLLLLASFFQEEELTTALNKGIKVRPARPSLKPTNKQLKTTVGNKFRSSLYLLMETLNATTPHYVRCIKPNEEKQPFEYDSKRVVQQLRACGVLETIHISAQSYPSRWTYIEFYSRYSILMTQPELEINDKKQTCKTVLQRLIQDCNQYKFGRTKIFFRAGQVAYLEKLRSDRLRGACITIQKHVRGWRQRREYLRMRHAAFVIQQYVRGRKRIRKAITAAALKQAWAAVVFQKHCRGFLVRRVFLLLQVATVTIQAFTRGWLARRDYRKMVAEQKALILQKYARAWLARRRFQTIRRLILNVQLSYRVQQLRKKLEEKSKEYNGLLERLTGLATSHANGMDKLQRLEAELSRSAKEKTSLEEREKKSKEDANQAISQLQAQNHSLLQEKQDLEKKFSDSAKEMKENFDNLKKKLQEDLEREERQRKIVENNFEIQKEDYEKHIQALKEENRRLREEKIALQQQIEEAGQVNDDIQAQMMQLTKHVKVIPELRKEIHTLQLQRAELDRKMKEQTLEVQVKMTEVTRQLLGGVQEEMHISSLNENGLEQINEDETLFSAFADLGKAARMVESHSQAERERYVSEMESLKYKAEHLESENSQLQKLFQEENSTNDNIRMEVTRLTSENLVIPQLKQQVSELQMQKGELETRLNAQGTKMKEKMDEISTELNSTLNEELDKRRLLERQKADYEREKEEMERRIEDMEEENKQLKKQHQTESEAKIRMRQEASRLIAENMDFEEQLDLKDRMIRKLQKQIKALRASEIANQIPAAAVPKEYLGMLEYKRDDESKLIQNIILDLKPRGVVVSMIPGLVAHILFMCIRHADYLSDDGKLKSLMNAIVGGIKQVVTDHREDFEMLSFWLANTYHLINSLKQYSGEEEFLKHNTPRQNKNCLQHFDLSEHRQIFSDLAIRIYHQFITVIEKNLIPMIVPGMLEHESLQGISSMKPTGFRKRSSSTYEDTEAYTISSILQQLSYFHSTMSQHGTDPELIKQVVKQQFFLVGASTLNNILLRKDMCSCRKGMQIRCNISYLEEWLKEKDLQHSNAMDTMEPLSQVAWLLQVNKSTDEDAKEISTKCTELNAVQIIKILNSYTPIDDFEKRVSPSFVRKVQSLLQGRGGSTQLMLDAQYHFQVTFPFSPSPQALELVQVPSSLKLGFLTKI